One genomic segment of Nerophis lumbriciformis linkage group LG20, RoL_Nlum_v2.1, whole genome shotgun sequence includes these proteins:
- the LOC133619204 gene encoding uncharacterized protein isoform X2, translating into MRTHTDNKHGNCSKKKTCKKTWSCLVCGTRCTTKSCLTEHMRTHTGEKTFNCSVCGKNVSHKSSLTHHMRTHTGEKPFSCSVCVKSFSKNSSLTLHMRTHTGEKLFICSVCGKSFSQNSSLTKHMRTHTGERPFDCSVCGKSFSNKGGLTQHMRTHTGERPFDCSVCGKNFSHRSGLTQHMRTHAGEKLCVCSVCGKSFSQNSSLSKHMRTHTGERPFDCSVCGKSFTQQCHLTQHMRTHTGEKQFNCSVCCKTFSQKSSLTQHMRTHTGERPFECSVCGKSFTQQCHLTQHMRTHTGERPFNCLVCAKNFSHKSSLTDHMRTHTAEKPFNCSVCVKSFSRNSSLNRHMSTHTGVKPFVCSVCGKRFFQTSGLTKHMRTHTGERPFECSTCGKNFSRKSGLNEHMSTHTGERPFDCSVCGKNFAFRSGLTQHMRTHTGEKQCMCSVCGKRFLQKCNLTKHMRTHTGERPFDCSFCGKSFTQNSSLTQHMRTHTGVKFFNCSVCGKTFSEKRGLTQHMRRHTGS; encoded by the exons atgaggactcacactgacaacaaacatggCAACTGTTCTAAAAAGAAGACATGTAAAAAGACTTGgagctgtttagtttgtggtacaAGATGTACTACAAAGAGttgtttgactgaacacatgagaacacacacaggagaaaaaacgtttaattgttcagtttgtggtaaaaacgTTTCTCACAAAAGCAGTTTGACTcatcacatgagaacacacacaggagaaaaaccatttagttgttcagtttgcgtCAAAAGCTTTTCTAAAAATAGCAGTCTGActctacacatgagaacacacacaggagaaaaactatTTATTTGTTCGGTTTGcggtaaaagcttttctcaaaatagtagtttgactaaacacatgagaacacacacaggagaaagaccatttgattgttcagtttgcggtaaaagCTTTTCTAATAAAGGgggtttgactcaacacatgagaacgcacacaggagaaagacCATTTGAttgctcagtttgtggtaaaaacttTTCTCACAGGAGcggtttgactcaacacatgagaacacacgcagGAGAAAAACTATGTGTTTGCTCAGTTTGCGGTAAGagtttttctcaaaatagcaGTTTGTCGAAACACATgcgaacgcacacaggagaaagacCGTTTGattgttcagtttgcggtaaaagCTTTACTCAACAAtgccatttgactcaacacatgagaacacacactggagagaaacaatttaattgttcagtttgctgTAAAACCTTTTCTCAAAAAAGCAGTCTGACtcagcacatgagaacacacacaggggaAAGACCATTTgaatgttcagtttgtggtaaaagctttacTCAACAAtgccatttgactcaacac atgagaacacacacaggagaaagacCATTTAATTGTTTAGTTTGTGCTAAAAACTTTTCTCACAAAAGCAGTTTGACTGACcatatgagaacacacacagcagAAAAACCATTCAATTGTTCAGTTTGCGTCAAAAGCTTTTCGAGAAATAGCAGTTTGAATCGGCACATGAGTACACACACGGGGGTAAAACCATTtgtttgttcagtttgtggtaaacgcTTCTTTCAAACAAGCGGTCTGACcaaacacatgagaacgcacacgggagaaaGACCATTTGAatgttcaacttgtggtaaaaACTTTTCTCGCAAAAGCGgtttgaatgaacacatgagtacgcacacaggagaaagaccatttgattgttcagtttgtggtaaaaacttTGCTTTCAGGAGcggtttgactcaacacatgagaacacacactggagaaaaacaatGTATGtgttcagtttgcggtaaaagatttttacaaaaatgtaactTGACTAAACACATgcgaacgcacacaggagaaagacCATTTGATTGTTCATTTTGTGGTAAAAGCTTCACCCAAAATAGtagtttgactcaacacatgagaactcaCACAGGTGTAAAATTCTTTAACtgttcagtttgcggtaaaaCCTTCTCTGAGAAACGCGGTTTGACccaacacatgagaagacacacaggATCTTAA
- the LOC133619204 gene encoding uncharacterized protein isoform X1: protein MEDAKMATSCKREHERESPPPTEKKTKTAHDDKRVDVSNNVILEAFVRPEKSVDELLADFVEECKERAAMIVSLKKAVEFKSEKLEECKSQMKKLEEQNKRLCKENNDLHEKILELSRRCAVWEEKTGPHVYINLQRTGDIQQLIGHPEELPPQSQGESSTLKQEASQPPHIKKEEEELWITKEGECLLGQEEADYTKFPLSIISVKTEDDEEKPQPDNLLTPLSDSEAEEEVELSAKTEDDEAKPQGDNLLAPLSHSEAEDEVKVTLSSNTDCEGDMRIQTDNKHANCSKKKTRKNSLNCLVCGVRCTKKSRLTEHMRTHSEEKTFHCSVCAKSFSQKTVMTVHMRTHTGERPFNCLVCAKNFSHKSSLTDHMRTHTAEKPFNCSVCVKSFSRNSSLNRHMSTHTGVKPFVCSVCGKRFFQTSGLTKHMRTHTGERPFECSTCGKNFSRKSGLNEHMSTHTGERPFDCSVCGKNFAFRSGLTQHMRTHTGEKQCMCSVCGKRFLQKCNLTKHMRTHTGERPFDCSFCGKSFTQNSSLTQHMRTHTGVKFFNCSVCGKTFSEKRGLTQHMRRHTGS, encoded by the exons ATGGAggatgctaagatggcgacgtcatgTAAAAGAGAACATGAGAGAGAATCACCGCCACCAACGGAGAAAAAGACAAAAACTGCACACGACGATAAACGAGTTGATGTTTCCAACAACGTCATTTTGGAGGCTTTTGTAAGGCCTGAGAAGAGCGTCGATGAGCTATTAGCCGACTTTGtggaagaatgtaaagaaagagccgccatgattgttagcttgaagaaggcagtggaatTCAAATCAGAGAAGCTggaagaatgcaaaagtcaaatgaagaaactggaagagcaaaacaagcgcttgtGTAAAGAAAATAACGATTTGCATGAAAAGATTTTGGAGCTGAGTAGGAGATGTGCAGTGTGGGAAGAGAAGACTGGACCACATGTCTACATCAACCTGCAGAGGACTGGAG ACatccagcagctgattggtcatcCAGAAGAACTTCCCCCTCAGTCGCAGGGggagagctccactttgaagcaggaagcTTCACAACCACcccacattaaaaaggaagaggaggaactctggatcactaaggagggagagtgtcttctcgggcaggaggaagctgattacaccaagtttccactgagtattatctctgtgaagactgaagatgatgaagagaaaccacaaccagacaacctcttaactccactatcagatagtgaggctgaagaggaGGTTGAATTATCTGCGAAGACTGAAGATGACGAAGCGAAACCCCAAggagacaacctcttagctccactatcacatagcgaggctgaagacgaggttaaAGTAACTTTGAGCAGCaatacagactgtgaaggtgatatgaggattCAGACTGACAACAAACACGCCAACTGCTCTAAAAAGAAGACACGCAAAAATAGTTTGAACTGTTTAGTTTGTGGTGTTAGATGTACTAAAAAGAGccgtttgactgaacacatgagaacacactcagaagaaaaaacatttcattgtTCAGTTTGCgctaaaagcttttctcaaaagacTGTAATGactgtacacatgagaacacacacaggagaaagacCATTTAATTGTTTAGTTTGTGCTAAAAACTTTTCTCACAAAAGCAGTTTGACTGACcatatgagaacacacacagcagAAAAACCATTCAATTGTTCAGTTTGCGTCAAAAGCTTTTCGAGAAATAGCAGTTTGAATCGGCACATGAGTACACACACGGGGGTAAAACCATTtgtttgttcagtttgtggtaaacgcTTCTTTCAAACAAGCGGTCTGACcaaacacatgagaacgcacacgggagaaaGACCATTTGAatgttcaacttgtggtaaaaACTTTTCTCGCAAAAGCGgtttgaatgaacacatgagtacgcacacaggagaaagaccatttgattgttcagtttgtggtaaaaacttTGCTTTCAGGAGcggtttgactcaacacatgagaacacacactggagaaaaacaatGTATGtgttcagtttgcggtaaaagatttttacaaaaatgtaactTGACTAAACACATgcgaacgcacacaggagaaagacCATTTGATTGTTCATTTTGTGGTAAAAGCTTCACCCAAAATAGtagtttgactcaacacatgagaactcaCACAGGTGTAAAATTCTTTAACtgttcagtttgcggtaaaaCCTTCTCTGAGAAACGCGGTTTGACccaacacatgagaagacacacaggATCTTAA
- the LOC133619257 gene encoding uncharacterized protein → MRTHTDNKHSECSTKKRGKTCFSCSVCAKSFTKKSRLTRHMRAHTGEKIFKCSVCGKSFSQNSRLTRHMKTHTGEKPFNCSVCSESFSQNSHLTRHMRTHTGEKPFNCSVCGESFSQNSHLTRHMRTHTGEKPFRCSFCGKSFSQHSSLTQHLRTHTGENTFNCSVCGKRFFVKSTLTQHMRTHTGEKPFTCSVCGESFSIKSTLTEHMRTHTGEKPFNCSICGKCFTVKRNLTQHMRTHTGLKPFNCSVCGTSFSHKGSFWRHMRTHAEEKTFSCSVCCKRFQHNADAVKHTRTHKGK, encoded by the coding sequence atgagaactcacactgacaacaaacactctgaatgctctacaaagaagagaggtaaaacTTGTTttagctgctcagtttgtgctaaaagctttactaaaaagagccgtttgactcgacacatgagagcacacacaggagaaaaaatatttaagtgttcagtttgtggcaaaagcttttctcaaaatagccgtttgactcgacacatgaaaacacacacaggagaaaaaccatttaattgttcagtttgtagcgaaagcttttctcaaaatagccatttgactcgacacatgagaacacacacaggtgaaaaaccatttaattgttcagtttgtggcgaaagcttttctcaaaatagccatttgactcgacacatgagaacacacacaggtgaaaaaccatttcgtTGTTcattttgtggcaaaagcttttctcaacatagctctttgactcaacacttgagaacacacacaggcgaaaatacatttaattgttcagtttgtggcaaaagattttttgttaagagcactttgactcaacacatgagaacacacacaggtgaaaaaccattcacttgttcagtttgtggcgaaaGCTTTTCTATTAAGAGcactttgactgaacacatgagaacacacacaggtgaaaaaccatttaattgttcaatttGTGGGAAATGCTTTACTGTTAAGaggaatttgactcaacacatgagaacacacactggactaaaaccatttaattgttcagtttgtggtacaaGCTTTTCTCATAAAGGCTCTTTTtggcgacacatgagaacacacgctgaagaaaaaacatttagttgttcagtgtgctgtaaaaggttccaacataatgcagacgcagtaaaacacacaagaacacacaagggaaaataa